CCGAGTTTAATAGTGGTGCATTTACTAAGCTTGAATCAGGGCAAATTGTCTATGGTACGTTAAAAGGATTTACTTACTTTTATCCAATGGATAACCACTATCAGCAAGCTTTAATTGATCACGTTAATATCACTAATCTTGATTTGATGTCTCGTGATTTACCCGCTGAGTTAAAACAGCCAATCGACAGTGTTGTCCTTGAGCATGATGATATAGGATTAGAAGTTGCGTTTTCGGCAATGGCATTCAATTATCAAGAGCGTATTATTTATGAATATCAGCTTGGGGATGGCCAAAAAACGTACACACGAAATAACAACCGTGTGTTATTCCCAAAACTCAGCGCAGGAAAATACCATCTTAAAGTTTGGGCTAAAGATCCATTAACGGGAGATTTAACGCCGCCCGCTATTTTGAATATCGAAGTAAAATACCCACTTTGGCGCGCACCACACTTCATTATTTTATATGTGATTCTGGTTGCACTATTTGTAGCTGCTTGGATATTTAGACGTAATCGAATGCAACAAATATTGCTAGCAGCTCATAAAGAAAGTAAAGAGAGTGAAGCGCGATTAAAGCTCGCTCTTGAAGGTAGTCATTCAGGTGTATGGGATTGGTCATCGCAAAGCCCAATTATTTATCAACCACGTCTTAAAAATGAGCTCGGCTATGAGACCGATAGCGTAAACTTAGATGATTATTTAGCAAAGATTCACCCACATGATAAGCAAACCTTCCGTTTAGAGTGGTTAGAGTTTTTATCGACTCAAAAAGGTTATTTCAATTGTACTTACAGGCTGCGTCATGCCGATGGTAATTGGCGTTGGTATAAAGACTTTGGCAAAGTGGTTGAATGGCAAGGCAATGCTCCTGAAAAAGTAGCTGGCACTTATACGAATATGACTCGTGAGTTAGTATTTGAAGAAAATGCTCGCTTGTTTGGTGCGGCATTCGAACAAACACGAGACTGGGTATTTATCTTAGATAAAAACTTACGTATTCGAGCTACCAATAAATCCTTTCAAGATGCATTTGGTTTTCCGGCTGAGCCGCGTTCTAGTCGCTCGTTAACCTTAGGGATGCCAATTCCTACACGAATTCATTACTTGCGCATTATGCAAAAGCTTAAATCTGGTGAGCACTTCTCTGCAGAAGATGTAGTTTCAGTTGCGAGCGGTGAAAAGCGCCAAGTATTGATAAAAATAAGTGCAGTAGCAGGTAATAACCGCCAACTTGATAGCTATGTGATTATTGTTACTGATATTAGCGCGCAAAAGCTGGCTGAAAGTGAGCTACATTTACTCGCTAATTATGATGCTTTAACCGGCCTACCTAATAAAACCTTGTTTAATGATCGGGTGGTCCACGCTATTGAACAGGCTGATTATCATCAAACAAAAGTGGCGTTATTAAACGTTAATATTAAGCGCTTTAAGCATTTTAATGATTCACTTGGGCGCGAAGAATCAGATGAACTAATCAAGCGAGTTGCTAAGCGCTTAAAGCATGTACTTCGCCCGCAAGATAGTGTGGCACGTTTCGATGGTGATGAGTTTGTGATCCTTGCTGAAGATTTTAAACAGCTGGATGAATTACTATTATTATGCGCTAAAGTAATGGATTGTGTTGATACACATATTGAACTGAGCCAACAAGCGGTAAAAGTAAACCTTAGCGTCGGTGTTGCTGTTTACCCAGATGATGCAAAAGACACAAAAGCGTTACTAAAAGCAGCTAATGTGGCACTTTATCACGCGAAAAGTCATGTTGAAGGGTGTTATCAGTTCTATAAGCAAGAAATGAATTTACAAGTGCAGCGCACTTTGCATTTAGAATCTCAGTTAAGTAAAGCTTACCAAGAGCACGAGTTTTGTAATTTTTATCAGCCAATAGTAAGCGCAGAAACTTGCCAAGTTGCAGGGCTTGAAGTGCTTCTACGTTGGCCGAGTAATGATGAATATAAACCTGAAGACTTCGCTAATGCCGCAGAAAGTTCAGGGCTTATTACCAAAATTATGTTGCAAACTCTATCGAGAGCATTGATTGAATTGCGCCAGTGGCGTACTACGCATCCTGATTTATATATTTCAATTAATCTCTCCGCCCTTGATTTTGAAAGCGAAAATCTGGTTGAAAAAATACATCAATCAATAAGCGCAATTAATGTACCTGCGAGTGCATTAGTTTTTGAAATCACCGAATCAGTTATGATGCATGATTCGGATAAAGCGCAGCAAAGTATGGAAAAGCTCAAAGCGCTAGGTTGTCGTATTTATATGGATGACTTTGGTACGGGCTATGCTTCACTGACCTATTTAAAACGTTTCCCGGTCGATGTACTGAAAATAGACAAGAGCTTTGTTAATGACATCGGAGTCGATAAAGGCGATGAGGCTATCATTAACTCAACACTTACCCTTGCAAAAAGTTTAGGTAAAGAGTGTGTAGCTGAAGGAGTTGAAAATCGCACCCAGTTACAATTCTTACGTTCTTTAGGGTGTGAGTATTTCCAAGGTTATTTGTTCAGCAAACCTGTGGCGGGAGACGAAGTGAAAGCGCTTTTAGATACACAGTGGAGCGATGAGTTTTTAGGGTAAAGCTAAACGCTTTACCCTTTTAGTTAATCTTGGCGCTTTCCGCAATGGCGGCAATAAAGGCTACGATTACGGTTTTTCAGTTCGTTATGAATCG
The nucleotide sequence above comes from Pseudoalteromonas shioyasakiensis. Encoded proteins:
- a CDS encoding EAL domain-containing protein, whose product is MTKFFSSIALFFILTCGLFSHSAFSQVKRLSTSEGLSQSYVNTMLIDNSGYLWLSTEGGLNRYDGYQVVHIKGPNGELEDSIIDRIYQDPQGYIWIASLQAGLFRYDPTTDTYQQFIAKPTTEEQIFIESVFSMVAVDDKTLWLGRGWDFAKLDLETKKITSIFEIPERVKSSVIRELYAYQGFIFMGTSNGAYVYELASGKVRKLEHLQNEPSHIYQNYVKSFSVINNNTLLVGAVRGLYQVDISNLQAMFDTPDIAFKNKSLISDLNIWKIIPEANSVTLGTDKGLFEYNLETGELVKNMRLKESGYTLADTSIIDIVKDRSGGMWLATKNDGAFYQSYDNYNFINVTANTLKGDGLSHHSIWSITEFQNRLWLATHNGLTAVDLETYESEVFLKDYQVDLITTEFSIYQVMPYKDKLWLHTNRGVLSFDPKTGQATPVKAADPEKQVLINDWVHGILLMPSGDLYYVHPDYGMFVYNIDSQKVTRLGGKFDEFEPFLAYGFLPALSSNPEAPLFYNAGILYQVDPNTYELTTIYTVPEQHENVAVNVMSYIIDNNNVLWLSLSNFGLIGLDADTYEHIYTIDLEKNKLGTLLYDMVLDEAGMIWMSSHKGLWRLNPNNLHFQQFTGSEGLFSTEFNSGAFTKLESGQIVYGTLKGFTYFYPMDNHYQQALIDHVNITNLDLMSRDLPAELKQPIDSVVLEHDDIGLEVAFSAMAFNYQERIIYEYQLGDGQKTYTRNNNRVLFPKLSAGKYHLKVWAKDPLTGDLTPPAILNIEVKYPLWRAPHFIILYVILVALFVAAWIFRRNRMQQILLAAHKESKESEARLKLALEGSHSGVWDWSSQSPIIYQPRLKNELGYETDSVNLDDYLAKIHPHDKQTFRLEWLEFLSTQKGYFNCTYRLRHADGNWRWYKDFGKVVEWQGNAPEKVAGTYTNMTRELVFEENARLFGAAFEQTRDWVFILDKNLRIRATNKSFQDAFGFPAEPRSSRSLTLGMPIPTRIHYLRIMQKLKSGEHFSAEDVVSVASGEKRQVLIKISAVAGNNRQLDSYVIIVTDISAQKLAESELHLLANYDALTGLPNKTLFNDRVVHAIEQADYHQTKVALLNVNIKRFKHFNDSLGREESDELIKRVAKRLKHVLRPQDSVARFDGDEFVILAEDFKQLDELLLLCAKVMDCVDTHIELSQQAVKVNLSVGVAVYPDDAKDTKALLKAANVALYHAKSHVEGCYQFYKQEMNLQVQRTLHLESQLSKAYQEHEFCNFYQPIVSAETCQVAGLEVLLRWPSNDEYKPEDFANAAESSGLITKIMLQTLSRALIELRQWRTTHPDLYISINLSALDFESENLVEKIHQSISAINVPASALVFEITESVMMHDSDKAQQSMEKLKALGCRIYMDDFGTGYASLTYLKRFPVDVLKIDKSFVNDIGVDKGDEAIINSTLTLAKSLGKECVAEGVENRTQLQFLRSLGCEYFQGYLFSKPVAGDEVKALLDTQWSDEFLG